TTGAAGGaataaatgcaaaaggaCGTAACAAAATGTGACAGAGCGCGATCAAAACAATTCAAAGGACAAGTTCAGATAAGGAAATCTTCAAAGAATAGAGAATCACGCGAAAATGGATATGTGTAAACATTGGAAAACACTTCCAATGACATATATGGGGAAATGTTGAGAGGGGCTAATTCCCCATCAGATAATTAGAGAGTTCATTGCGAACATCCATCTCTTTTAAAGGATGCCCGATTATTCGCAGCGAGTGAGAAATATATGTAAGTACGGCAttgcttatatatattaattcgTGTGATGAATTCTTTTCTTATTAGTATTCAATGCTATGGCTTGAATTACAAAAtctacaattttatttatttcactAGGACGTAATGTCCTATGGTATCCATTTGTGATTGTATACATAAAGTATATAACCATTTAAAAtggatttatatttttttta
This is a stretch of genomic DNA from Plasmodium cynomolgi strain B DNA, scaffold: 0426, whole genome shotgun sequence. It encodes these proteins:
- a CDS encoding hypothetical protein (putative), producing the protein MVIYFMYTITNGYHRTLRPSEINKIVDFNSSHELIYISNAVLTYISHSLRIIGHPLKEMDVRNELSNYLMGN